GCTCGATCATGGTCGTATGCGGCATGCCGTAGCGATGGTGGTATTCACGCCAGCCTCGCTCGAAATCGCCGAGCAGCAGCAGCGTTTCGGCGAGATTAAAGCGTGCGGTGAGATTGCCCGGCATGTGCGTGACGAGCATGTCCTGGATCGCCCGCGTTTCTTCGATGCGACCCTGCGGACGGATCGCGTCGGCGAGCACGCCCCACAGCGCGAGCGGCCCGCTGCCCGAAGCGAGCAACGGGCGCACCTGCGCCTCGGCCTCGGCGAAACGTCCGTTCGCCAGCAGCGCCCGTGCCTGGCGTTCGATCGACGCGATATCCGGCGCGTTCATCATGCATCGATCCCGAGCGCCGCCAGCAGAGGCCCAAGGTGATCCGCGTAGCGGCGCCAGCGGCCTTTTGACGTCGCGTAAACCGGCTGCCGCACCTGATTCACGCTCGCCGTGCGGACCACGCGACGGTTCTCGTGGAACTTCAGGCAAGCGTCGTCCCAGGGCAGGCCCAGAAAATCCACCATGCGGCGCGCCTCGCCTTCGAGATCGTCCACCACGGCTTCGTAGTCGACCTCGATGAAATGCGCCGGCGGCAGCACGTCGCGCCAGTGCGTCATCAGCTTTTCATAGGCGCGGTAGAACGTGCCCAGTTCGGTCAGATCGTAGGCGAACGGCTGTTCGCCCGCGAACTGCTTGGTGTAGCAGGACAGGCACGTATCGACAGGATCGCGCCGGCAGTGGATGATGCGCGCGCCCGGCAGGATCAGCGGAATCAGGCCCGAGTAGAAAAAGTTGCCCGGCATCTTGTCGACGAGACGCGATTTGCCCTGCGCGAGCGGCGTCACGCGCGCGAGGTACGCCCGCCCCAGACGCGCCAGGTCCTCACGCGAGACCGACTGCATGAAATCGGGAAACGTCCCACTGCCTTCGACAATCAGGCGCAAGGTCGACAGTTCGCCCGCGCCGTGCACCTGCGGATGCGATGCGAGAATCTGCTCGACCAGCGTCGTGCCTGAACGCGGCATGCCGACGATGAACACCGGCAGTTCGGAGGGCGCACCGGCCGCATCGAAGCGTTCGATCAACGCGGGGGTGAACGTATCGGCGGCCTGCCGCAGCCAGCGCTGCGCGGTGGCCGTGTCGTAGGCGAAGGTGGCGCGCTTCTGCCGGTTGGCGGCGTCGAGATGCTGGAACGCACGCGGCGCATCGCCCACGTCGAGGTAGGCCTTGCCGAGTGCGAAATGCGCGGCGAGCCGCTCGTCGACAGGCCGGCGGTCGCCTTCGGCGAGCGCGGTTTCCATCGCTTCGATGTCGGGATCGCCGTGGGCGAACGTCTTCGCATCGGCACGCGCGCCGAGCACCTTCATCGAACCCGGAAATGCGGCCAGCGCGCGATCGAAGGCCGCCATCGCTTCGTCCTTGCGGCCGGTTTCCATGAAGAGTGTCGCGCGTCCGACGAGCGCTTCCTCGGCTACCGTGCCGGGCAACGCAGCGGCGTGCTCGAACGCGGCGAGTGCTTCGTCGTGCCGGCCTAGTGCCTGCAGCACCTGGCCCAACGTGTTGTGCGCGTCGGCGCTCTGAGCTGCAACGGCGACAGCCTGTTGCGCGAAGTGCAAAGCCTCGTCGTTGCGCTCGAGCTGCTTGAGGGTCTGGGCACGCGCATTCAGACCGGCCGGGTGTTGCGGAGCGAACGACTGGAGCGCATCGAGCGCCTGCAGCGCCGCGCCATAACGGTGGCGCGATGCCTCGACGTCGGCCAGATTCAGATACGCGTCGACCAGACGCGGATTCAGCCCGATCGCGCGGCGGGCCGCTTCGGCCGCCTCGTCGCGACGTCCTAGCGCGGTGAGCAGGAATGCCCGGTTGCTGTGCGCTTCGGCGTAGTCGGGATTCAAGGCGAGCGCGCGGCTGTAGTGAGCTTCGGCATGATCCAGCCGGTTCAGACGCCTGAACGTATTGGCCAGATTGTTGTGCGCTTCCGGCGAATCCGGCGTCAGCGTGACGACTCGCGCGAGACACTCGAGGCTCTGCTCCAGCTTGCCTGCTTCCTGAAGCAGAACGCCGAGATTGTTCCAGCCCGATACGAGGTTCGCGTCCATTGACACCGCGCGCCGCGCGGCTTCTTCGCCTTCCGCGAGCAGACCTTTTTGCCGGCACATTTCCGCGAGATTGCTCGAATAGATCGCGGGCGCGCGCGGCGCCTTGCATGCTTCGCGCAGATGAGCGATCGCCAGATCCAGATTGCCGTATGCGTGGGCCATCAGGCCGAGCAAGTGCAGCGCGTCGGCCTGACCGGGCCATGCGGCCAGCACGCGCTGGCAGTACTGCTCCGCCTGGTCGGCCTGGCCGGCGTTCCAGTGCGCATAGGCCCGATTGAGTGCCTCAGGAATGCTCAACGTATCTGAATTCGCGGTGCTCGACATGAACGGTTATGCAGTGAGTCAGGTAGAAAAAAGTGACGCCGGCCGGCGCGGCACATCGGGTGACGTATCGCGCGAAGCCGGAATCAGGAAGGCCACGGACGCCGTCTGGCACTGTAGCTGAAATCCGTCCAGATCATGCCCTTCAAAACAATTGGCGCAGCCGCACGCTACCCGTCTGCGACACATAGCGCGGCGCGGCCTGCAGCTCGTAGCGCAGCGTCAGCGTCAGGTTGCTCGCGCGCAGCAGCGTCACGCCCGCCGAGACCACCGCCATGTCCGAAACCGGGCTCGCTCCCGTCGTCGTGAACGTCGTTTCGCCGCTGGCATCCGCCGCGAAGCTCGACGTCGTCAGTTGCCGGCCGTGCACATACTCGTGGCGCCAGGCCGCCCCCACATCCGGCACCAGCACGCCATACGGGGTCGCGAAGCCGCGCTCGAGCTTCGCGCCCAGATCGCTCTTCACCGACGTCGCGTGCGAGGCCTGCACCGACAGCGCCGCACCGCTGCCGCCCGATTCCGTATACCCGTTCTGCCGCAGGTAGCTGTACGTCAGGCTCGACAGCGGCGTGAGCGTGTACGCACCCAGCACAAGCGGATAGCCCGCCTCGGCCCGCGCCACGTACTGCTGCCCGTCGAAGCGCCCCTGCGCGGTGCCCGAGAAGCCCGTGAAGCTCACCTCGCGCGTCGTGTCGTAATGCTGCAGCACGGCGCCCGCCGAGAGGTTCGCGTACCACGTCGGCGCCGTATAGCTCGCATAGCCGATCAGCCCGTAGGCGTTCACCCGCGTCGTGTCGCCCGCGCTGTCGCCGGTGTTGTTGATCGCGCTCGTCGTGTAGCTGAAGGCGCCGCCCGCGCGCCAGCGGTCGTTGATCGCCCGGTCCGCGCCGAACAGCAGGCCGCCGTAGTTCGCGCTGAACCCATCCGCCTCGACGGCGTTGCCCTGCGACGCATGGCCGCCCAGCACCTGGCCCCAGACCGCGTTGTCCGGCGCGCTTTCGCCCGTCGAGACGCCGCTCTGGCCGCCGCTCTCGCCGTAGGCCTGCCCGAGACGCAGGCTGTCCGCGCGGTTCGCGATGACGGTCAGTACGTCGAAGGTGGGCGCCGTGGCCGCGCTGCTGGCCGCGCCCTGCGATGCCGGTCCGAGCTGCGCGCCCGCGCGGTTTGCTTCGGCCGACGTCCCGACGCTCAGCGCCGTGGCCGCGTTGTACAGGTTCAGCAGGTCCGTGCTGATCCCCGTGTAGCCCAGCAGTCCGCCGAGCGACGATACGGCGTTGGGCTGGGTCGCCAGCTTTGGCGCGCTCGGGGTGGACGTGATGGTGGATGTCGTTCCGGAGGTCGGCGTTCCACTGCCTGAGGTCGAGGTATCGCTACCGGAAGTCGACGTCCCACTGCCGGAGGTTCCGCTGCCGGAAGTCGACGTCCCGCTGTCGAGCGTCACGACCAGATCGCTGTGGCCACTGGCCGTGACAGTGGCAGCGCTCAACGCACCGGTAAAGCCGACCGCCGAATAGTTCAGGGTGCCCGCGTTGTAGTTCGTGCCGCTGCTCGCCGCATCGATGACCACATACCGCTGACCGGCCGCGAATGCATAACTGCCCGTCTTCAGCAGCGTGATCGACGAACCCGATGCGACCGTCGCGCTGCCCGACACCACGAGGCGCCCATAACCGCTGTCGCTCGCGAGCGATCCCGTCGTCACGGCGCCGCTCGCCACCCCCACGAGCAGCGTGGCCGCCGAGCCCTGGCTGTAGTTGCCCGTGATGGTGACCGCGTTGTTGACCTGCAGCGTCGCCGCATTGTTGACGACCGTATTGCCGCCAACGTTGATGTGATCGTTCAGCAGCAGGTTGCCCGACCCAAACACGACGTTCGAATTCGTATTCGTGATCGTGCCGATCGCCCCGCCCAAACCCGTCAGCGTGCCGAACGTCGAACCCGATCCGCCGTTGATCGCCAGGTCGTTGGCCGAATCGTTCTCGATGTTGCCCGCGATCACGCCCGAATTGGTGAACGCACCGATCGCACCCGTCGATCCGTTGTAGATCGCGTAATTGCTGCCCGTGATCGTGCCGTCGTTGGTCAGTGCGCCGATCGCGTTCTGGTTGTTGATGCCGGTATTGCCGCTGATGACGCCCGTGCTGCCGTTCGTCAGCGTGCCGATGCTACCCGTGCTGCTGTTGAATAGCCCATTTCCGGGACTGCTGATCGTGCCGTTGTTGACCAGCGAGCCGATCGTGCCGTCGAGGTAGATGCCCGTTTGCCCGCCGAAGATGGCGCCGCCCGCCGCGTTGATCAGCGACGTGATACTGGCGCCGCCGACGCCCCACTTCGAGGCAGCGGGCAGGCTCGTGAGCTGAATGCCGTAGGTGGTGCCGCTGATCACACCGCTATTGCTCAGCGTGCCGATGATGCCGTTGCTGTTGGCTATACCCGTGCCCGCCGATCCGCCGATGGTTCCGCTATTGGTCAACGACGCGATGCTGCCGCCGACCACGCCGCTCATGCTCCACGAGCCGCTATTGGTCAGCGAGCCGATCGATCCGCCGTTGACGATGCCCGTGATCGTGCTGCTGTTGGTCAGCGTGCCGATCGAACCGTCGTCGACGATGCTTGTGATGGTGCCGCTATTGGTCAGCGTGCCGATGCTGCCCGTGCTGCCGTTGTCGATCCCGTTTGCGCCGTAAATGGAACCGCTGTTGACGATCGCGCCGATGCTGCCGAAGTTGCCGACGCCGCTGCCGCTTTGCCCGTCTATCCCGCTGCTGTTTTGTATCGTATCGATACTGCCGCTGTTGAAGAGGCCGCCCGTTAGGGACCCGCTGTTGCGCAAGACGCCGATGCTGCCCATGTTCACGATGCCTAACCCGGCGCCGCTGATCGTGCCGCTATTGGCCAGCGTGCCGATGCTGCCCGTGCTGCCGTTGTTGATGCCGGAGTTGCCGCTGATCGTGCCTGCGTTGTTCAGCGCCGTAATCGTGCCGAGATTGAGCGCACCGTAGACGTTCCCGACGATCGCGCCGTTGTTGGTCAGTTGGGTGATCGTTCCACCGCTGTTCTGGACGCCGGCAAAGCTGCCCGTGATCGTGCCGTTGTTGGTCAGCGTACCGATGCTGCCCGTGCCGCCGTTGTAGACGCCCGTCTGCCCCGTAATGCTGCCGCCGGTGTCGTTCGTCAGCGTAGTAATGGTCCCGCCGTTGGTGATCCCCATGAGCGTATGCCCGGCGATCGTGCCACTGTTGTCGAGCGTGTCGATGCTGGACCAGTTGATGATACCCGTCGTGGTGCCGCTGATGGCGCCGCTATTGCTCAGCGTGCCGATGCTGCCGGCGTTGTACAGGCCATACCCGCCGCCGATCGTGCCACTGTTGCTCAGCGTGCCGACCGTTCCCGTATTGTCGATGCCGTAGGTGCCGCCATTGATGGCGCCCACGTTGCCCAGCTTCGTGATGGTGCCGCTGTTGGCCACGCCGGCAGCGCTCCCGACGATCGTGCCGGCGTTGCTCAGTGTGCCGATGCTGCCTGTGCTGGCGTTGCCGATGCCGGCGGTATAACCAGTGATCGTGCCGCCGGTGTCGTTCGTCAGCGTGGTAATGGTCCCGCCGTTGCCGATTCCCAGACCGGCGCTACCGGTAATCGTGCCGCCGTTGTCGAGCGTGCCGATGCTCCCACCATTGTAAAGACCGACGCTCACGCCGATGATCGTACCCGCGTTGCCGAGCGAGCCGATCGTACCGCTGATGTTAGAGATGCCGGTGTTGCCGCCGCCGATGGTACCGTTGTTGAGCACGGATGAAATCGAGCCGCTGTTGATCAGCGTGCCGATCGTACCGATCGAATCGTTATGGATACCGTCGGTGCTGCTGGTTATCGTGCCGCTATTATTCAGCGTGCCGATCGTGCCGTCGTTCAGGATGCCGTAGTCGCCGCTGGCAATGATTGTGCCGCTGTTCGTGAGCGTGCCGATTGAGCCGAGCTCGCCGGCCGCGGCGGACACGTAGTTGGCGATGCCGGCACTACTGCCGCTGATCGTGCCGCTGTTCGTGAGTGTGCCGATTGTGCCGAGGTTGAAGATGGCGCTGTAGCCGCTGATCAAACCGCTGTTTGTGAGCGTGTCGATCCCGACGTCGCTGACGATGCCGAAACCGCCACCGCTGATCACGCCGATGTTCGTGAGCGTGCCGATCTTGTTGTAGTTGAGGATGCCGTAGTCAGAGATGCCGATCGAACCGTTGTTCGTGAGCGCGCTGATTGTGCCGAGGTTACCGATGGCCATGTACGTCATGGCGCTGTTGATCAATCCGTTGTTTGTGAACGTACCGATTGAGCCGACGTTCAAGATGCCAGAATTGCCGCTGTTGATCGATCCGTTGTTCGTGAACGTACCGATTACGCCGTAATTTTCGATGTCGTAGACATTGCCGCTGATCGAACCGCTGTTCGTGAACGTATCGATTGAGCCGCTGTTAACGATGCCCATGCTCACGCCGCTGATCGAACCGGAAACGCTGTTCGTGAGTGTGCTGATTGAGCCGAAGTTGTCGATGCCGTAAGTGCCGCCGCTGATCGAGCCACTGTTCGTCAGCGTGCCGATCGAGCCGCCATTCTCGTTCACGATGCCGTAATAGCCGCTGCCCGTAATCGTGCCGCTGTTGATCAGCGTGTCGATCGTGCCGCCGGAATTGTTATGGATGCCGTCGTTGCTGCTGGTTATCGCGCCGCTATTATTCAGCGTGCCGATTGCGCCATCGTTCAAGACGCCGTAGTAGCCGCTGGCGCTGATCGTCCCGCTGTTCGAGAGCGAGCCGATTGTGCCACCGCTGTTGTGGATAGCGGAATTGCCGCCCACGGCGCCGATCATGCCGCTGTTCGTGAGCGCGTCGATCGTGCCAATGTTGTCGATGCCGGCGTGCACGCCGATGATCGTGCCGCTGTTCGTCAGCGAGCCGATCGAACCGAAACTCTCGTTCACGATGCCGTAAACGCCGCCCGTTATCGTGCCGCCGTTGATCAGCGTGTCGATCGTGAAGCCGGCATTGTTGTGGATGCCGTCGTTGCCGGCGGTGATCGCACCGCTATTGCTCAGCGTGCCGATCCCGCCACCGTTCAGGAAGCCGTAGGCGCCGCTGGCGCTGATCGTGCCGCTGTTGCTGAACGTGCCGAGCGACGACCCGCCGGCCGCCACCGCAGTCTGTCCGGATACGACAATCGACGCTCCGCTGCTAACCGTGAAATCGCCGCTCGTCCAGATTTGCGTGGTGGTCTGGGCGCCGGAGATCACCGTCTGGGACTTTGCCCCGTGCGGCGTCATCGCGGCGAGCGCCGCCGTCACCGCGAGGCTGATTGCCGTCAGTCGCCTTGCCGCCGGCTGCGGCTGATGTCCCGATTTGCGCATGGTCTTTCCCCGATGACTATCTTGTTTCTATCGGAGGCCATGCATGAGCTGACGGCGCGGCCGCTCTCCGGCCGCGCATCGCGCGGTGCAATTTCCCCCGTATTTATTTTTTAATCCGGCCAATTTTATTAGTGCGTGCCGAGCCCATCTGTCGCACAAACGCGCTACATCGGACTTATCTCATTTTATCTTACAATAATGCCCCTATGCGCCCCATGAACACCCGCCTGGAACCGCTCTCCATCCATGTCGGGGACGATTACGGCTTCGCCGACGCGTCGAACAACGTCGCTCAGGCCGGCCCGGGCGAGGGGGCGGCTTGAAATATCGCCCTACGCCGTTCGTCGCCAACGCGGTGTTCGTCTTTTCCGCGGTGTTGCTGGTCATCGTAGGCATCTTCTATTCGCAAGCCGGCAGCGAGCAGCCGCCGGCCGCCAGCCTGCACCTGACACAAGCCGACTGGCAGGTCGACGATGCACCAGGCTTCAGCGAGCCGCCGCCCACCCTGAACAGCACATCCTTGCCCGAGACGTGGCAGCCAGTCACGCTGCCTCTCGCCCGCTCCATCGCTCTG
This genomic stretch from Paraburkholderia caffeinilytica harbors:
- a CDS encoding tetratricopeptide repeat-containing sulfotransferase family protein; the encoded protein is MSSTANSDTLSIPEALNRAYAHWNAGQADQAEQYCQRVLAAWPGQADALHLLGLMAHAYGNLDLAIAHLREACKAPRAPAIYSSNLAEMCRQKGLLAEGEEAARRAVSMDANLVSGWNNLGVLLQEAGKLEQSLECLARVVTLTPDSPEAHNNLANTFRRLNRLDHAEAHYSRALALNPDYAEAHSNRAFLLTALGRRDEAAEAARRAIGLNPRLVDAYLNLADVEASRHRYGAALQALDALQSFAPQHPAGLNARAQTLKQLERNDEALHFAQQAVAVAAQSADAHNTLGQVLQALGRHDEALAAFEHAAALPGTVAEEALVGRATLFMETGRKDEAMAAFDRALAAFPGSMKVLGARADAKTFAHGDPDIEAMETALAEGDRRPVDERLAAHFALGKAYLDVGDAPRAFQHLDAANRQKRATFAYDTATAQRWLRQAADTFTPALIERFDAAGAPSELPVFIVGMPRSGTTLVEQILASHPQVHGAGELSTLRLIVEGSGTFPDFMQSVSREDLARLGRAYLARVTPLAQGKSRLVDKMPGNFFYSGLIPLILPGARIIHCRRDPVDTCLSCYTKQFAGEQPFAYDLTELGTFYRAYEKLMTHWRDVLPPAHFIEVDYEAVVDDLEGEARRMVDFLGLPWDDACLKFHENRRVVRTASVNQVRQPVYATSKGRWRRYADHLGPLLAALGIDA
- a CDS encoding beta strand repeat-containing protein, whose protein sequence is MRKSGHQPQPAARRLTAISLAVTAALAAMTPHGAKSQTVISGAQTTTQIWTSGDFTVSSGASIVVSGQTAVAAGGSSLGTFSNSGTISASGAYGFLNGGGIGTLSNSGAITAGNDGIHNNAGFTIDTLINGGTITGGVYGIVNESFGSIGSLTNSGTIIGVHAGIDNIGTIDALTNSGMIGAVGGNSAIHNSGGTIGSLSNSGTISASGYYGVLNDGAIGTLNNSGAITSSNDGIHNNSGGTIDTLINSGTITGSGYYGIVNENGGSIGTLTNSGSISGGTYGIDNFGSISTLTNSVSGSISGVSMGIVNSGSIDTFTNSGSISGNVYDIENYGVIGTFTNNGSINSGNSGILNVGSIGTFTNNGLINSAMTYMAIGNLGTISALTNNGSIGISDYGILNYNKIGTLTNIGVISGGGFGIVSDVGIDTLTNSGLISGYSAIFNLGTIGTLTNSGTISGSSAGIANYVSAAAGELGSIGTLTNSGTIIASGDYGILNDGTIGTLNNSGTITSSTDGIHNDSIGTIGTLINSGSISSVLNNGTIGGGNTGISNISGTIGSLGNAGTIIGVSVGLYNGGSIGTLDNGGTITGSAGLGIGNGGTITTLTNDTGGTITGYTAGIGNASTGSIGTLSNAGTIVGSAAGVANSGTITKLGNVGAINGGTYGIDNTGTVGTLSNSGTIGGGYGLYNAGSIGTLSNSGAISGTTTGIINWSSIDTLDNSGTIAGHTLMGITNGGTITTLTNDTGGSITGQTGVYNGGTGSIGTLTNNGTITGSFAGVQNSGGTITQLTNNGAIVGNVYGALNLGTITALNNAGTISGNSGINNGSTGSIGTLANSGTISGAGLGIVNMGSIGVLRNSGSLTGGLFNSGSIDTIQNSSGIDGQSGSGVGNFGSIGAIVNSGSIYGANGIDNGSTGSIGTLTNSGTITSIVDDGSIGTLTNSSTITGIVNGGSIGSLTNSGSWSMSGVVGGSIASLTNSGTIGGSAGTGIANSNGIIGTLSNSGVISGTTYGIQLTSLPAASKWGVGGASITSLINAAGGAIFGGQTGIYLDGTIGSLVNNGTISSPGNGLFNSSTGSIGTLTNGSTGVISGNTGINNQNAIGALTNDGTITGSNYAIYNGSTGAIGAFTNSGVIAGNIENDSANDLAINGGSGSTFGTLTGLGGAIGTITNTNSNVVFGSGNLLLNDHINVGGNTVVNNAATLQVNNAVTITGNYSQGSAATLLVGVASGAVTTGSLASDSGYGRLVVSGSATVASGSSITLLKTGSYAFAAGQRYVVIDAASSGTNYNAGTLNYSAVGFTGALSAATVTASGHSDLVVTLDSGTSTSGSGTSGSGTSTSGSDTSTSGSGTPTSGTTSTITSTPSAPKLATQPNAVSSLGGLLGYTGISTDLLNLYNAATALSVGTSAEANRAGAQLGPASQGAASSAATAPTFDVLTVIANRADSLRLGQAYGESGGQSGVSTGESAPDNAVWGQVLGGHASQGNAVEADGFSANYGGLLFGADRAINDRWRAGGAFSYTTSAINNTGDSAGDTTRVNAYGLIGYASYTAPTWYANLSAGAVLQHYDTTREVSFTGFSGTAQGRFDGQQYVARAEAGYPLVLGAYTLTPLSSLTYSYLRQNGYTESGGSGAALSVQASHATSVKSDLGAKLERGFATPYGVLVPDVGAAWRHEYVHGRQLTTSSFAADASGETTFTTTGASPVSDMAVVSAGVTLLRASNLTLTLRYELQAAPRYVSQTGSVRLRQLF